A DNA window from Amphiprion ocellaris isolate individual 3 ecotype Okinawa chromosome 8, ASM2253959v1, whole genome shotgun sequence contains the following coding sequences:
- the tfe3a gene encoding transcription factor E3a isoform X2, which yields MSAVNPNQTQSGEPNRAGAEQGEGGVLHPQTVFVILDSAETLNVVRVESGIVADIEVDSLLPSDCDTFYEIKSQPISISSSATSSSSSSSSLPAVMSSRVLLRQDLMRQQAQQEQQKEAELQQLLQRCDSSSPVGVSSSCRPPAQVPVEVLKVQTHLENPTRYHIQQAQRQQVRQYLSTTKTTNQQPAAPQSHAPRQPEGPKQEVEETVIDDIISLESSLNDEFLTLIDSGLQLANTLPVSDVLDMYGRGTATPTVTVSNSCPADLQVVKTELSDVEAKALIKERQKKDNHNLIERRRRFNINDRIKELGALIPKSSDPETRWNKGTILKASVDYIRKLQKEQQRTREMEERQRRLENTNRSLLLRIQELEVQARLHGFSSSAPPPPSSSPLAPPTLLSSPLPPFSSPSSPLVTPPLGLDALSFVELEDPRGASAVFSPELLPEAGLQGVLLMEDGVMSDPLLSCGASKTSSRRSSFSMDEDL from the exons ATGTCAGCCGTCAATCCGAACCAGACCCAGAGCGGCGAGCCGAACCGGGCCGGAGCCGAGCAGGGGGAGGGCGGCGTCCTGCATCCGCAGACCGTGTTCGTCATCCTGGACTCGGCGGAAACTCTCAACGTGGTCCG GGTGGAGTCTGGGATTGTCGCTGACATCGAGGTCGACAGTTTGCTGCCTTCAGACTGCGACACCTTCTACGAGATCAAGAGTCAGCCAATCAGCATCAG CTCGTCAGCAACGTCTtcctcgtcttcttcttcttcgctTCCAGCCGTCATGTCGTCCAG GGTTCTGCTGCGTCAGGACCTGATGCGTCAGCAGGcacagcaggagcagcagaaggaggcagaactgcagcagctgctgcaaCGCTGTGACTCTTCTTCTCCCGTGGGCGTGTCGTCGTCCTGCCGGCCTCCTGCTCAGGTTCCTGTGGAGGTTCTCAAG GTGCAGACTCATCTGGAGAACCCCACCAGGTACCACATCCAGCAGGCCCAGAGGCAGCAGGTCCGCCAGTACCTGTCCACTACCAAGACCACCAATCAGCAGCCAGCTGCACCTCAGAGCCACGCCCCCAGACAGCCAGAGGGTCCCAAACAGGAA GTGGAGGAGACTGTCATCGATGACATCATCAGCCTGGAGTCGAGCCTGAACGATGAGTTCCTCACGCTGATCGACTCAGGACTGCAGCTCGCCAACACG TTGCCGGTGTCTGACGTGCTGGACATGTACGGCAGAGGGACGGCCACGCCCACCGTCACCGTTAGCAACAGCTGCCCCGCTGACCTGCAAGTTGTCAAGACAGAGCTGAGCG ATGTTGAGGCCAAAGCGCTGAttaaagagagacagaagaaggaCAATCACAACCTGA tcGAGAGGAGAAGACGCTTCAACATCAACGATCGCATCAAAGAACTCGGAGCTCTGATCCCTAAATCCTCAGACCC GGAGACCAGGTGGAACAAAGGAACCATCCTGAAGGCGTCGGTGGATTACATCCGcaaactgcagaaagaacagCAGAGAACCCGAGAGATggaagagaggcagaggaggCTGGAGAACACCAACCGAtcactgctgctgaggataCAG GAGTTGGAGGTCCAGGCTCGGCTCCACGGTTTCTCATCGTCcgccccccctcctccctcctcctcccctctggcCCCGCCCACCCTCCtgtcctcccccctccctcccttctcctccccctcctcccccctggTGACTCCTCCCCTGGGTCTGGACGCTCTGAGCTTCGTGGAGCTGGAGGACCCTCGGGGGGCGTCGGCAGTCTTCTCCCCGGAGCTGCTGCCTGAGGCGGGGCTGCAGGGCGTCCTACTGATGGAGGACGGCGTGATGTCCGACCCGCTGCTGTCCTGCGGCGCCTCGAAGACGAGCAGCCGGAGGAGCAGCTTCAGCATGGATGAGGACCTCTGA
- the tfe3a gene encoding transcription factor E3a isoform X1 produces the protein MSAVNPNQTQSGEPNRAGAEQGEGGVLHPQTVFVILDSAETLNVVRVESGIVADIEVDSLLPSDCDTFYEIKSQPISISSSATSSSSSSSSLPAVMSSRVLLRQDLMRQQAQQEQQKEAELQQLLQRCDSSSPVGVSSSCRPPAQVPVEVLKVQTHLENPTRYHIQQAQRQQVRQYLSTTKTTNQQPAAPQSHAPRQPEGPKQEVRIVEETVIDDIISLESSLNDEFLTLIDSGLQLANTLPVSDVLDMYGRGTATPTVTVSNSCPADLQVVKTELSDVEAKALIKERQKKDNHNLIERRRRFNINDRIKELGALIPKSSDPETRWNKGTILKASVDYIRKLQKEQQRTREMEERQRRLENTNRSLLLRIQELEVQARLHGFSSSAPPPPSSSPLAPPTLLSSPLPPFSSPSSPLVTPPLGLDALSFVELEDPRGASAVFSPELLPEAGLQGVLLMEDGVMSDPLLSCGASKTSSRRSSFSMDEDL, from the exons ATGTCAGCCGTCAATCCGAACCAGACCCAGAGCGGCGAGCCGAACCGGGCCGGAGCCGAGCAGGGGGAGGGCGGCGTCCTGCATCCGCAGACCGTGTTCGTCATCCTGGACTCGGCGGAAACTCTCAACGTGGTCCG GGTGGAGTCTGGGATTGTCGCTGACATCGAGGTCGACAGTTTGCTGCCTTCAGACTGCGACACCTTCTACGAGATCAAGAGTCAGCCAATCAGCATCAG CTCGTCAGCAACGTCTtcctcgtcttcttcttcttcgctTCCAGCCGTCATGTCGTCCAG GGTTCTGCTGCGTCAGGACCTGATGCGTCAGCAGGcacagcaggagcagcagaaggaggcagaactgcagcagctgctgcaaCGCTGTGACTCTTCTTCTCCCGTGGGCGTGTCGTCGTCCTGCCGGCCTCCTGCTCAGGTTCCTGTGGAGGTTCTCAAG GTGCAGACTCATCTGGAGAACCCCACCAGGTACCACATCCAGCAGGCCCAGAGGCAGCAGGTCCGCCAGTACCTGTCCACTACCAAGACCACCAATCAGCAGCCAGCTGCACCTCAGAGCCACGCCCCCAGACAGCCAGAGGGTCCCAAACAGGAAGTAAGAATT GTGGAGGAGACTGTCATCGATGACATCATCAGCCTGGAGTCGAGCCTGAACGATGAGTTCCTCACGCTGATCGACTCAGGACTGCAGCTCGCCAACACG TTGCCGGTGTCTGACGTGCTGGACATGTACGGCAGAGGGACGGCCACGCCCACCGTCACCGTTAGCAACAGCTGCCCCGCTGACCTGCAAGTTGTCAAGACAGAGCTGAGCG ATGTTGAGGCCAAAGCGCTGAttaaagagagacagaagaaggaCAATCACAACCTGA tcGAGAGGAGAAGACGCTTCAACATCAACGATCGCATCAAAGAACTCGGAGCTCTGATCCCTAAATCCTCAGACCC GGAGACCAGGTGGAACAAAGGAACCATCCTGAAGGCGTCGGTGGATTACATCCGcaaactgcagaaagaacagCAGAGAACCCGAGAGATggaagagaggcagaggaggCTGGAGAACACCAACCGAtcactgctgctgaggataCAG GAGTTGGAGGTCCAGGCTCGGCTCCACGGTTTCTCATCGTCcgccccccctcctccctcctcctcccctctggcCCCGCCCACCCTCCtgtcctcccccctccctcccttctcctccccctcctcccccctggTGACTCCTCCCCTGGGTCTGGACGCTCTGAGCTTCGTGGAGCTGGAGGACCCTCGGGGGGCGTCGGCAGTCTTCTCCCCGGAGCTGCTGCCTGAGGCGGGGCTGCAGGGCGTCCTACTGATGGAGGACGGCGTGATGTCCGACCCGCTGCTGTCCTGCGGCGCCTCGAAGACGAGCAGCCGGAGGAGCAGCTTCAGCATGGATGAGGACCTCTGA